One window from the genome of Perca flavescens isolate YP-PL-M2 chromosome 17, PFLA_1.0, whole genome shotgun sequence encodes:
- the nkx6.2 gene encoding homeobox protein Nkx-6.2 gives MLAVGQMEANRQSAFVLGSTPLAALHNMTEMKTSLFPYTLQQSPAGFKAPHLSSLNSQMAGGTPHGISDILGRPITSAGQLLSGFPRINGLATTAAAAAAAAAGMYFTPAMSRYPKPLAELPGRAPIFWPGVMQGSPWRDPRVPCPSQANMMLDKDGKKKHSRPTFSGQQIFALEKTFEQTKYLAGPERARLAYSLGMTESQVKVWFQNRRTKWRKRHAAEMATAKKKHDSETEKMKESSDNEDDDEYNKPLDPNSDDEKITRLLKKHKASNLALISPCSNSSDTL, from the exons ATGTTAGCGGTCGGGCAAATGGAGGCTAACCGGCAGAGTGCTTTCGTCCTGGGCAGCACCCCGCTGGCGGCGTTGCACAACATGACCGAGATGAAAACTTCCCTATTCCCGTATACGCTGCAGCAGAGCCCGGCGGGCTTTAAGGCGCCCCACCTCTCCAGCCTTAACTCCCAGATGGCCGGGGGGACCCCGCACGGAATAAGCGACATCCTTGGGAGACCCATCACTTCGGCCGGACAGCTGCTCTCCGGCTTCCCCAGGATAAACGGCCTGGCCACCACCGCAGCCGCcgcggcggcagcagcagcggggATGTACTTCACCCCGGCGATGTCGCGGTACCCGAAGCCGCTGGCCGAGCTGCCGGGGAGGGCGCCTATCTTCTGGCCCGGGGTGATGCAGGGTTCTCCCTGGAGGGACCCGCGAGTTCCTTGTCCTT CTCAAGCTAATATGATGTTGGATAAGGATGGAAAGAAGAAACACTCCAGACCGACCTTTTCAGGACAGCAGATTTTTGCACTGGAAAAAACCTTCGAGCAGACGAAATACCTGGCCGGCCCAGAGAGAGCCCGCCTGGCTTATTCTTTAGGAATGACCGAGAGTCAAgtcaag GTTTGGTTTCAGAACAGAAGAACCAAATGGCGGAAGAGACACGCAGCAGAAATGGCCACGGCCAAGAAGAAGCACGACTCCGAGACGGagaagatgaaggagagctcGGATAACGAGGACGACGACGAGTACAACAAACCCCTGGACCCAAACTCAGACGACGAGAAGATCACGAGACTGTTGAAAAAGCACAAGGCCAGCAACCTGGCGCTGATCAGCCCCTGCAGTAACAGCTCGGACACCTTGTGA